A single region of the Anomaloglossus baeobatrachus isolate aAnoBae1 chromosome 2, aAnoBae1.hap1, whole genome shotgun sequence genome encodes:
- the LOC142286925 gene encoding uncharacterized protein C3orf38-like produces MEIVGLNEQERAGGRKLLELLDTTDLFSLAGTVTMKKCTVCTRAEAIDTIVQNSLSAYELLNRRKVLRDVIAAYLKHEGIHLPPKFTKAEVVLKTLTYWNNLQDSCKPLAEISIPFSFFLS; encoded by the exons ATGGAAATCGTGGGGCTGAATGAACAGGAAAGGGCAGGTGGCCGGAAACTGCTGGAGTTACTGGACACCACAGACTTATTCTCCCTGGCCGGTACGGTCACTATGAAGAAATGTACAGTGTGCACACGGGCAG AGGCCATTGATACAATAGTACAGAACAGTCTCAGCGCCTATGAGCTCTTAAACCGTAGAAAAGTTCTTCGTGACGTCATTGCTGCTTACCTAAAACATGAGGGCATACATCTGCCCCCAAAATTCACAAAGGCTGAAGTTGTCTTGAAAACTCTTACGTATTGGAATAATCTG CAGGATTCCTGCAAACCTTTGGCAGAAATATCAattcccttttctttttttttatcataa